AAACCCAAATTAATAGTTGCAGCTCACCCGACATATGGCTTAGACATTGCTGCAACAGAATTTGTAAGAAAAGAGCTCGTGAAAAAGAAAAAAGAAGGTAGTGCAGTTTTGCTTGTTTCAGAAGATCTTGAAGAAATTCTTCAAATAAGTGATAGAATGGCGGTGATGTTTGAGGGTGAATTTGTAGGCATTGTAGAACCTGAGAATGTTTCTCTTGAAGAAATTGGGTTGATGATGGCTGGTTCTAAAAAGATGTAGGGGGATAAAATGCATTTCTATATTGAAAAAAGAGGTAATACTTCCAAGAGATTCACTAATAGTGTTTATATTATTTCAATTATTTTAGCAGTTATATTTTCAAGTTTTATATTTTTACTTAAAGGTGTGAATCCCTTTTTTGCATTTGGGAAGATTATGAAAAGTTCATTTGGTTCATCGTTTGGCTTGAAGGAAACTATAACAAAGGCTATACCCTTACTTATTATCTCTCAAGGACTTATAGTAGCCTTCAAAGGTAAGTTTTGGAATATTGGAGCAAATGGCCAACTTTTAGTCGGTTCAACAGTAGCTACTTGGGTTGCATTGAATTTTGGGCCAAACCATTCTGCATTTTTAACACTTTTACTTATGTTTTTGTTAGGATTTCTTGCAGGTGGACTTTTTGGTATAATTCCAGCAATACTAAAGGTTAAGCTCAGTATTAACGAAATTATTACAACGCTTATGCTTAACTACATAGCAGAAGATTTCATTGAATACCTTGTATACGGACCCTGGAAGGGAAAAACACAGTACGGGTTTCCTTACACTGATAACTTTCCTCCGTCGGCAGTACTCCCACAAATCCCTGGCTCAAGAATAAGTTTAACATTGGTTATTATTGCATTGACAGTTTCTTTTTTAATATTTTTATTTATAGAAAAAACAAAGTTTGGATATGAAATAAAGGTAATTGGAGATAATCCAAATAGTGCAAAATTTGCTGGAATTGATTTTCTCAAAATAACAATTATTATGATGTTAATCTCAGGAGGACTTGCAGGAGTAGCAGGGGTGGGAGAAGTCTCTGCAATTCACAGGCACTTAACTTATCCAGCACAAATTTCGTCAGGTTATGGATATACGGCAATAATTGTTGCATGGCTTGCCCAATTAAACCCAATTATAGCTATTTTTTCTGCAATTTTCTTCGGGGGAATACTCGTAGGAGGAGATGTAATTCAAACTTCTTTAGGTTTTCCTTTTGCAACCATCAATACATTTAACGGTTTTATTCTGGTCTTTATGATAATTGGTAACTTTTTTACAGAGTATAAAATTATGATAAGAAGGTGATAAAATGTTTGAC
This is a stretch of genomic DNA from Caldisericaceae bacterium. It encodes these proteins:
- a CDS encoding ABC transporter permease → MHFYIEKRGNTSKRFTNSVYIISIILAVIFSSFIFLLKGVNPFFAFGKIMKSSFGSSFGLKETITKAIPLLIISQGLIVAFKGKFWNIGANGQLLVGSTVATWVALNFGPNHSAFLTLLLMFLLGFLAGGLFGIIPAILKVKLSINEIITTLMLNYIAEDFIEYLVYGPWKGKTQYGFPYTDNFPPSAVLPQIPGSRISLTLVIIALTVSFLIFLFIEKTKFGYEIKVIGDNPNSAKFAGIDFLKITIIMMLISGGLAGVAGVGEVSAIHRHLTYPAQISSGYGYTAIIVAWLAQLNPIIAIFSAIFFGGILVGGDVIQTSLGFPFATINTFNGFILVFMIIGNFFTEYKIMIRR